A single Tamandua tetradactyla isolate mTamTet1 chromosome X, mTamTet1.pri, whole genome shotgun sequence DNA region contains:
- the RTL9 gene encoding retrotransposon Gag-like protein 9 has translation MADTSMTLHSLLFSNLMKEENVTPQNRETALSGPMAETRAEVQILHSHVQLPIASTSASDPGEIAAQIMTTPTFDTKSTPKSGAMSPSMMQGPDSGKMSPLLMLASDSGALSPLLMSASDSGTLSPLLMPASDSGTLSPLLSTADYGLMSPSLMTIPDFGTMSTALMATSDSGEIPPLAMPAPSSVVMSTPIMSIPSSESVSTPLVIAPDTGDMSPLLIPDINPGVMPTQQVPAVSSEALSPLQITDEDTEAMSKVLMTALASGEISSLLMSGMDSEAISSLIMSALGPSVIPTQSKSTQDTGEMSGSDSGAMSSLLISTPSSAAMSTALPSVPDGGEMATLLKPAPDSEAMSPLLITALNSGEMPTQQMPSPGSGVLMQMLTQNIDPEIMPTPPIRATASGVMSTPLMRLPASGDASALLKQVPASGDMSTPLMTVTASRAISMEQMSATASKVMSTQPTMPKTSVIISTESVKSAAKTAISLQLKRPSAAGVLSTSLKVPASQASSTQLITDAASETVSMPQLAAPAYGSMSTLQMRAPVPGEMSMSQMRATALGVMSTPQMRATISGETSTPLMTAKASGSMSTQSMRDINLGALPMPRMRAMASGTLSKPLMTSKNSGATFTQQMTTTASGELSAMLMRDTVSGTMTTPQTIGIASGEMSMMLMRAAAPGAMPTSLMKDTASEKISSQPMSTQYSGGMLPSLKKSMTTGRMSSLKMRAPASEVMSTPKTRVPASGSISTPLMRASNSGEKSTPLMQAPASGEIATPLRSPAYGAMPIPQMTATASGMMSIPQMKVPVSRVMSIPLGRSTTSGAMSVPHMSASASEGLSMPLMLTPATGSKSTPQATPTVSGGTCTLPMQTPVSEVMSSPLVRAPASGAMFLPLMRPSTSEAMSSELMRAPASGQMSSAQTAAMATAGMSKPLMRSMASGTMPMSLVSAMGSGEMSMPLIKTMASGAVSTPQMTASNSGYMSKPRTTYTIFGGMHTPPERASASGAMSTPLMRASASGTMSTPLLRATASGGMSVPRMTAMASEEMSTLLMRASALGALSAPQTAATTSGVTSTLEIKAIGSEEASTSNATVSESKSTPHMTATTPKTMNLPPTEVPSFGMLTPALCYLLKEQEAAQSSCFKKEDMEINEERQMKDFLDDSEKMAFLVSLHLGAAERWSILQMEVGSSLSDENKSFLTRSQSLYDSLSEVDILRAVLCHTKQGQKSVRQYATDFLLLAQNLSWSDAILRTRFLEGLSEAVTTKMGQIFLNMAGSLKELINRSLYTECQLAEEKDFPGNSSQVLPSACKRNNDEAMANELNAEQQIEEHQHVRKRCCYLKEHEDPQERLYDYLRQSTGLRKASIDK, from the exons ATGGCAGATACATCAATGACCTTACACTCACTGCTATTCAGCAATttgatgaaggaggaaaatgtcaCCCCCCAAAACAGGGAAACAGCTCTCTCTGGACCAATGGCAGAGACCAGAGCAGAGGTCCAAATTCTGCATTCTCATGTCCAGTTGCCTATAGCCTCAACCTCAGCCTCAGACCCTGGAGAGATAGCTGCACAGATCATGACAACCCCAACCTTTGACACCAAGTCCACACCAAAGTCTGGAGCAATGTCCCCATCAATGATGCAAGGCCCAGACTCTGGGAAAATGTCTCCATTGCTAATGCTAGCTTCAGATTCTGGTGCACTGTCTCCACTGCTAATGTCAGCCTCAGATTCTGGAACACTGTCCCCACTGCTAATGCCAGCCTCAGATTCTGGGACATTGTCCCCCTTGCTGTCCACTGCAGATTATGGATTAATGTCTCCAAGCCTGATGACAATTCCTGACTTTGGAACAATGTCTACAGCACTAATGGCAACATCAGATTCTGGAGAGATACCACCATTGGCAATGCCAGCTCCATCCTCTGTAGTGATGTCTACACCTATCATGAGCATTCCatcttctgaatcagtgtctacaCCATTAGTGATTGCCCCAGATACTGGAGATATGTCCCCACTGCTAATACCAGATATAAACCCTGGGGTGATGCCCACACAGCAAGTGCCAGCTGTAAGCTCTGAAGCACTGTCCCCACTGCAAAttacagatgaagacactgaagCAATGTCCAAAGTGCTAATGACAGCCCTAGCCTCTGGAGAGATATCTTCACTGCTAATGTCAGGCATGGACTCTGAAGCAATATCTTCACTGATAATGTCAGCCCTAGGTCCCAGCGTAATACCAACCCAGTCAAAGAGCACCCAAGACACTGGGGAAATGTCAGGTTCGGACTCTGGAGCAATGTCTTCACTGTTAATATCAACACCAAGCTCTGCAGCAATGTCTACAGCATTACCCTCAGTTCCAGATGGTGGAGAAATGGCCACATTACTAAAGCCAGCCCCAGACTCTGAAGCAATGTCCCCACTGTTAATCACAGCTCTAAACTCTGGAGAGATGCCCACCCAGCAAATGCCATCCCCAGGCTCTGGAGTGTTGATGCAAATGTTGACACAAAATATAGACCCTGAAATTATGCCCACTCCACCAATAAGAGCAACAGCCTCTGGAGTGATGTCCACACCACTAATGAGACTCCCAGCTTCAGGAGATGCATCAGCATTGCTAAAGCAAGTCCCAGCTTCTGGAGATATGTCCACCCCGCTGATGACAGTCACAGCCTCTAGAGCAATATCCATGGAACAAATGTCAGCCACAGCCTCTAAAGTAATGTCCACACAGCCAACAATGCCCAAAACTTCTGTAATAATATCCACAGAATCTGTGAAATCTGCAGCTAAAACAGCCATATCCTTACAGCTAAAGAGACCCTCAGCTGCTGGAGTTTTGTCCACATCACTGAAAGTTCCAGCTTCTCAAGCAAGTTCCACACAGTTAATTACAGAtgcagcctctgaaactgtgtcCATGCCACAGTTGGCAGCCCCAGCTTATGGATCTATGTCCACACTGCAAATGAGAGCCCCAGTCCCCGGAGAAATGTCCATGTCACAAATGAGAGCTACAGCATTAGGAGTTATGTCTACACCACAAATGAGAGCAACAATCTCTGGAGAAACATCTACCCCACTAATGACAGCCAAAGCATCTGGGTCGATGTCCACGCAGTCAATGAGAGACATAAACTTGGGAGCATTGCCCATGCCACGAATGAGAGCTATGGCCTCTGGAACATTGTCCAAGCCACTAATGACATCTAAAAATTCTGGAGCAACGTTCACACAGCAAATGACAACCACAGCTTCTGGTGAGTTATCTGCAATGCTAATGAGAGACACAGTTTCTGGAACAATGACCACACCACAAACGATAGGCATAGCTTCTGGAGAGATGTCCATGATGCTAATGAGAGCTGCAGCCCCTGGAGCAATGCCCACATCGCTCATGAAAGACACAGCCTCGGAAAAGATCTCCAGTCAGCCAATGAGTACTCAATACTCTGGAGGGATGTTGCCATCACTCAAGAAATCCATGACAACTGGAAGGATGTCCTCACTGAAGATGAGAGCCCCAGCCTCTGAGGTGATGTCCACACCAAAAACTAGAGTCCCAGCCTCTGGATCAATATCCACACCACTTATGAGAGCCTCTAACTCTGGAGAGAAGTCCACACCACTAATGCAAGCCCCAGCCTCTGGAGAGATAGCCACACCTCTGAGATCCCCAGCTTATGGAGCAATGCCTATTCCACAAATGACAGCCACAGCCTCTGGAATGATGTCTATACCACAAATGAAAGTTCCAGTCTCTAGAGTGATGTCTATACCACTAGGGAGATCCACAACCTCTGGAGCTATGTCTGTGCCTCATATGTCAGCCTCAGCCTCAGAAGGGCTGTCCATGCCACTGATGCTAACCCCAGCCACTGGATCAAAGTCCACGCCACAGGCGACACCTACAGTTTCTGGAGGAACGTGCACACTGCCAATGCAAACCCCAGTCTCTGAAGTGATGTCTTCACCACTAGTAAGAGCCCCAGCCTCTGGAGCCATGTTCTTACCACTCATGAGACCTTCAACCTCTGAAGCTATGTCCTCAGAGCTAATGAGAGCTCCAGCCTCTGGACAGATGTCCTCAGCACAAACGGCAGCCATGGCCACTGCAGGGATGTCTAAGCCATTAATGAGATCCATGGCCTCTGGAACAATGCCCATGTCTTTGGTGTCAGCCATGGGTTCTGGAGAGATGTCTATGCCGCTAATAAAAACCATGGCCTCTGGAGCAGTGTCCACACCACAAATGACAGCCTCAAACTCTGGATATATGTCCAAGCCACGAACGACATACACAATTTTTGGAGGGATGCACACACCACCAGAGAGAGCCTCTGCTTCTGGAGCAATGTCAACACCACTTATGAGAGCCTCAGCTTCTGGAACAATGTCCACACCACTACTGAGAGCCACAGCCTCTGGAGGCATGTCTGTGCCGCGAATGACAGCTATGGCTTCTGAGGAAATGTCAACACTACTAATGAGGGCCTCAGCTCTGGGAGCACTGTCTGCACCACAAACGGCAGCCACAACCTCTGGAGTAACATCCACTCTGGAAATCAAAGCCATAGGCTCTGAAGAGGCATCGACCTCCAATGCCACAGTCTCTGAATCCAAGTCTACACCTCACATGACAGCCACAACCCCTAAAACAATGAACCTACCACCAACAGAAGTCCCATCCTTTGGAATGTTGACCCCAGCACTCTGTTATCTCCTAAAAGAACAGGAAGCTGCCCAGAGCTCATGCTTTAAGAAGGAGGACATGGAGATCAATGAGGAAAGGCAGATGAAGGATTTTTTGGATGATTCAGAGAAAATGGCATTTCTGGTGTCTCTTCATCTGGGGGCAGCAGAGAGGTGGTCTATCTTGCAGATGGAAGTAGGAAGCTCCCTCTCAGATGAAAATAAATCCTTCCTGACCAGATCACAAAGTTTATATGACTCCCTGTCCGAGGTAGACATCCTCCGTGCTGTTCTTTGCCATACCAAACAAGGCCAGAAGTCAGTCAGGCAATATGCCACTGACTTCCTACTGCTGGCCCAAAATTTGTCTTGGTCCGATGCCATTCTACGGACCAGGTTTCTGGAAGGACTCTCGGAAGCTGTTACCACCAAAATGGGCCAGATCTTCCTGAACATGGCTGGCAGTCTGAAGGAGCTGATAAATAGGTCTCTCTACACTGAGTGCCAGTTGGCTGAAGAGAAGGATTTCCCAGGCAACTCAAGCCAGGTTTTGCCATCAGCCTGTAAGCGGAATAATGATGAGGCAATGGCAAATGAACTGAATGCTGAGCAGCAGATTGAGGAG CACCAGCATGTTCGCAAACGTTGTTGCTACCTGAAAGAGCATGAAGACCCTCAAGAACGTCTTTATGACTACCTTCGACAGAGCACAGGCCTCAGGAAGGCCTCCATTGACAAGTAA